One Streptomyces sp. L2 genomic window carries:
- a CDS encoding (2Fe-2S) ferredoxin domain-containing protein, whose amino-acid sequence MPCRVVVCRDCCCGSPKVTGVDHAAQTARLRAAVPVRVSDCLDVCDQANVMVVQPSARGRAAGARPVWLGLVNDADATEDIVAWVRAGGPGVAPLPDILDLYAFTPPRRTVNP is encoded by the coding sequence GTGCCGTGCCGGGTCGTCGTGTGCCGGGACTGCTGCTGCGGGAGCCCCAAGGTGACCGGGGTGGACCACGCCGCTCAGACCGCGCGGCTGCGGGCGGCGGTGCCGGTGCGCGTCTCCGACTGCCTCGACGTGTGCGACCAGGCCAACGTCATGGTCGTACAGCCTTCCGCGAGGGGCCGGGCCGCCGGCGCGCGGCCGGTCTGGCTCGGTCTCGTCAACGACGCGGACGCGACCGAGGACATCGTCGCCTGGGTGCGGGCCGGCGGCCCGGGCGTGGCACCCCTGCCGGACATCCTCGACCTGTACGCCTTCACCCCGCCGCGCCGCACGGTGAACCCCTGA
- a CDS encoding HSP90 family protein produces the protein MTLPDTAPTSAPGADRTFQVDLRGLVDLLSHHLYSSPRVYLRELMQNAVDALTARHALEPAAPADAFGIRLYADNAVVRVEDDGIGLTEADVHTFLATIGRSSKRAEQVAEQRADFIGQFGIGLLSCFLVADEIHVVSRSARTPDAPAVEWRGRGDGSYTVRTLPASARPRPGTTVTLTPRADAGEWTRPAQVHALARHFGSLLRHPVTFTDHSAGTGTSVNPEPAPWARTYPTPGARSRALAAYGEDVFGFTPLDTIELDLPAVGLKGIACVLPETVPAGRRHGHRVHVKGMLLSEQAEEILPEWAFFVRCVVDAESLRPTASRESLYEDDTLAAVRDALAERLRAWIARTAASDPDLLARFLHAHHLAVKSLAVHDDEILRMLLPWLPFETTDGHCTLDEFARTHRTVLVTSSVEEFRQVAAIASAAGLGVVNGGYTYDRELVHRLPEIRPEATVADLDPATLTAHLDPVDRETELAAAAYLARARDALAVFDCDVALRTFQPASAPALLVDSREARHERTRSQLAREQEGGLWGDILGALRQEAPRAQLILNRLNPLVRTAVAIDEPELARTSAEALYGQAALLSRRPLRPAESSLINRSFLDLLAHALRKDS, from the coding sequence ATGACTCTGCCCGACACCGCCCCGACCTCGGCCCCCGGCGCCGACCGCACCTTCCAGGTGGACCTGCGCGGCCTCGTCGACCTCCTCTCCCACCACCTCTACTCCAGCCCCCGCGTCTACCTGCGCGAACTGATGCAGAACGCGGTCGACGCGCTCACCGCCCGGCACGCCCTCGAACCCGCCGCCCCCGCCGACGCGTTCGGTATCCGGCTGTACGCCGACAACGCGGTGGTCCGTGTCGAGGACGACGGAATCGGCCTCACCGAGGCCGATGTGCACACCTTCCTCGCCACGATCGGCCGCAGCAGCAAACGTGCCGAGCAAGTGGCGGAGCAGCGCGCCGACTTCATCGGCCAGTTCGGCATCGGCCTGCTCTCCTGCTTCCTCGTCGCCGACGAGATCCACGTCGTGAGCCGCTCCGCCCGCACCCCCGACGCCCCCGCCGTCGAGTGGCGCGGCCGCGGCGACGGCAGCTACACCGTCCGCACCCTGCCCGCCTCCGCCCGCCCCCGCCCCGGCACCACCGTCACGCTCACGCCCCGCGCCGACGCCGGCGAGTGGACGCGCCCGGCCCAGGTGCACGCGCTGGCCCGGCACTTCGGCTCCCTGCTGCGCCACCCGGTGACCTTCACCGACCACAGCGCGGGCACCGGCACGTCCGTCAACCCCGAGCCCGCACCCTGGGCGCGTACGTACCCCACCCCAGGAGCCCGCTCCCGCGCGCTCGCCGCGTACGGCGAGGACGTTTTCGGCTTCACCCCGCTGGACACCATCGAGCTGGACCTCCCGGCCGTGGGCCTCAAGGGCATCGCCTGCGTGCTGCCCGAGACGGTACCGGCCGGCCGGCGCCACGGGCACCGTGTGCACGTCAAGGGCATGCTGCTGTCCGAGCAGGCAGAGGAGATCCTGCCCGAGTGGGCGTTCTTCGTCCGCTGCGTCGTCGACGCCGAGAGCCTGCGCCCGACGGCGTCCCGCGAGTCCCTGTACGAGGACGACACCCTCGCCGCCGTCCGCGACGCCCTCGCCGAGCGGCTGCGCGCGTGGATCGCCCGTACCGCCGCCAGCGACCCGGACCTGCTCGCCCGATTCCTGCACGCCCACCACCTGGCCGTGAAGTCCCTCGCCGTGCACGACGACGAGATCCTGCGGATGCTGCTGCCCTGGCTGCCGTTCGAGACCACCGACGGGCACTGCACCCTCGACGAGTTCGCCCGCACCCACCGCACCGTGCTCGTCACCTCCAGCGTGGAGGAGTTCCGGCAGGTCGCCGCGATCGCCTCGGCCGCCGGGCTCGGCGTCGTCAACGGCGGCTACACCTACGACCGCGAACTGGTCCACCGGCTCCCGGAGATCAGGCCCGAGGCGACCGTCGCCGACCTCGACCCGGCCACCCTCACCGCGCACCTCGACCCCGTCGACCGGGAGACGGAACTGGCCGCCGCGGCCTACCTCGCCCGGGCCCGCGACGCGCTCGCCGTCTTCGACTGCGACGTCGCGCTGCGCACCTTCCAGCCCGCCTCCGCACCCGCCCTCCTGGTCGACAGCCGCGAGGCCCGGCACGAGCGCACCCGCTCCCAGCTCGCCCGCGAGCAGGAGGGCGGCCTCTGGGGCGACATCCTCGGCGCCCTCCGCCAGGAGGCCCCCCGCGCCCAGCTGATCCTCAACCGGCTCAACCCGCTGGTCCGCACCGCCGTCGCCATCGACGAGCCCGAACTGGCCCGGACCAGCGCCGAAGCCCTCTACGGGCAGGCGGCGCTGCTGTCGCGGCGCCCCCTCCGGCCCGCCGAGTCGAGCCTCATCAACCGCTCCTTCCTCGACCTCCTCGCCCACGCCCTCCGCAAGGACAGCTGA
- a CDS encoding SWIM zinc finger family protein, which produces MTADATGTPRPADAAREALRAARERAAAEQDSPAQTGGSEHGAARPEAEGQQEQEQEQEEVRGRRSGPAGTTEQGSVDAGRPRPTAAGVSASGVRGNGRRSQHADRPADVAREALRAARRDALRGDAARAPGARRGPRTPAPPAGSPSPRPLEEHRPDRAQAVRDMRHFLSNAFRMPAWAEEGELPEDRSATGHPPAQGQEPTAGVPGPTEPHPGDTGGHPGDSSGALSRTEPAPDPVDAGSGGAAHTEMPGPAEPYPAAPGPGHDRTRRPAPASPRLPLSMAAPHRDTDLRRTFPAFAAREGGAEFAESWWGNAWVDALEQGALDVKRLARGRGYAEQGHVDAITVTPGLVLAYVRGSRPRPYRVQVRLRTLEDDDWDRFLDAAADRPGHIAALLDKELPHSLADCGVPLLPGPGDLAPRCSCPDSGHPCKHAAALCYQTARLLDADPFVLLLLRGRGERELLDALSRRSAARAARAAQEREPRTLPGVRAAEALAPRRLPPLPPPLPLPPHPEQPPVYPGAPGGPDPFALDQLATDAAARAHTLLGTGHDSVGELTLWQDAVRLAAARPGSGLTAATRALYATLAAATGRTPADLARAVAAWRQGGLDGLAVLEEPWDPPAGRFDRARPLLLAADFPVFRPWRNRLTHPGGRLQLRLGQDALWYAYESEPGQDDWWPRGTPDPDPVGALTGLGGPADL; this is translated from the coding sequence ATGACCGCCGACGCCACCGGCACGCCCCGGCCCGCCGACGCCGCCCGCGAGGCACTCCGGGCGGCCCGGGAGAGGGCGGCCGCAGAGCAGGACTCGCCTGCGCAGACGGGAGGTTCCGAGCACGGGGCCGCGCGGCCAGAGGCTGAGGGGCAGCAGGAGCAGGAGCAGGAGCAGGAGGAGGTGCGGGGGCGGAGGTCCGGGCCGGCCGGTACCACGGAGCAGGGATCGGTGGACGCCGGGCGGCCACGACCGACGGCGGCCGGGGTGTCGGCGTCCGGAGTCCGAGGGAACGGACGGCGCTCCCAGCATGCCGACCGGCCCGCAGACGTAGCCAGGGAAGCCCTCCGAGCCGCCCGGCGGGACGCGCTGCGCGGAGACGCGGCGAGGGCGCCCGGCGCCAGGCGCGGCCCACGCACACCGGCGCCGCCCGCCGGTTCCCCGTCTCCGCGCCCCCTTGAGGAACACCGGCCTGACCGGGCCCAAGCCGTCCGCGACATGCGGCACTTCCTCTCGAACGCCTTCCGCATGCCCGCGTGGGCGGAGGAAGGGGAGCTGCCGGAGGACCGGTCCGCCACCGGCCACCCCCCGGCCCAGGGCCAGGAACCCACCGCCGGCGTGCCCGGCCCGACCGAACCCCACCCCGGCGACACCGGCGGCCACCCCGGCGACTCCAGTGGCGCGCTCAGCCGTACCGAGCCCGCCCCCGACCCGGTCGACGCCGGTTCCGGCGGCGCCGCCCATACCGAAATGCCGGGCCCCGCCGAGCCGTATCCCGCTGCCCCCGGCCCCGGCCACGACCGGACCCGTCGCCCGGCCCCCGCATCCCCCAGGCTCCCCCTCAGCATGGCCGCCCCCCACCGGGACACCGACCTCCGGCGTACCTTCCCGGCGTTCGCGGCCCGCGAGGGCGGTGCGGAGTTCGCCGAGAGTTGGTGGGGGAACGCGTGGGTCGACGCGTTGGAGCAGGGGGCGCTCGACGTCAAGCGGTTGGCGCGGGGGCGGGGTTATGCCGAGCAGGGGCACGTGGACGCGATCACCGTGACGCCGGGGCTGGTGCTGGCGTACGTGCGGGGGAGCCGGCCGCGGCCCTACCGGGTCCAGGTGCGGCTGCGCACACTGGAGGACGACGACTGGGACCGCTTCCTGGACGCCGCCGCCGACCGCCCGGGGCACATCGCTGCCCTCCTCGACAAGGAGTTGCCGCACTCCCTGGCGGACTGCGGCGTACCCCTGCTGCCCGGCCCCGGCGACCTCGCCCCCCGCTGCAGCTGCCCCGACTCGGGGCACCCCTGCAAACACGCGGCCGCCCTCTGCTACCAGACGGCGCGTCTGCTCGACGCCGACCCCTTCGTGCTGCTCCTGCTGCGCGGCCGGGGCGAAAGGGAACTCCTCGACGCGCTCTCCCGGCGCAGCGCCGCCCGCGCGGCCCGCGCCGCCCAGGAGCGGGAGCCGCGGACCCTGCCCGGCGTCCGCGCGGCCGAGGCCCTCGCCCCGCGCCGACTCCCGCCGCTGCCACCCCCCTTGCCACTGCCACCGCACCCCGAGCAGCCCCCCGTCTACCCGGGGGCGCCCGGCGGCCCCGACCCCTTCGCGCTGGACCAGCTCGCCACCGACGCCGCCGCCCGCGCGCACACCCTGCTCGGCACCGGTCATGACTCGGTCGGCGAACTGACCCTGTGGCAGGACGCGGTGCGCCTCGCCGCCGCCCGCCCCGGCTCCGGACTGACCGCCGCCACCCGCGCCCTGTACGCCACCCTCGCCGCGGCCACCGGCCGCACCCCCGCCGATCTGGCGCGGGCCGTCGCCGCCTGGCGGCAGGGCGGACTCGACGGCCTGGCCGTGCTCGAAGAACCCTGGGACCCGCCCGCCGGGCGCTTCGACCGGGCCCGCCCGCTCCTGCTCGCCGCCGACTTCCCCGTGTTCCGCCCCTGGCGCAACCGCCTCACCCACCCGGGCGGCCGGCTCCAGCTCCGCCTCGGCCAGGACGCGCTGTGGTACGCCTACGAGTCCGAACCCGGCCAGGACGACTGGTGGCCGCGCGGCACCCCCGACCCCGACCCTGTGGGCGCCCTCACCGGCCTGGGCGGTCCGGCCGACCTCTGA
- a CDS encoding DEAD/DEAH box helicase produces the protein MAGRMNGGTAAVAERTAGSPGSGASSGSGTSSGSGTSTGAGAGAGSGNPVPVRLASVYLPGPVPRAGRIAFWDPDGGPLPPTATGEELTVVRPHGAGVRRRQVPALTLPVGEALPLLVRARRDPAAHPATACWGAAALHALRLVARGRLLPGLTPSGHDAWRAGPLEPDDIAHLRAVAAALPAEGHAVPLPGSGPLRLPEPEALVRSFLDAVADTLPRTPAAPHTSGRPFAAREPQALPGAHDWAAEVAAGMDAGVRISLRLDLSASDVFDTGAADGARAAGAAIVQVHSLADPTLVADAAALWAGEAEGAFGPRARVDAALAVRRAARVWLPLDRLTEQDVPDVLALSEEEVGDLLGVAASRLAGAGVAVHWPRDLARDLTAAAVVRPAPGSATDGTGFFDSEELLQFRWQLALGGEPLGEAEMDALAEAHRPVVRLRDRWVLVDPALVRKARRRELGLLDPVDALSVALTGTADVDGETVEAVPAGALAALRDRLTAGPRSAEPPAGLDATLRDYQLRGLAWLDLMTSLGLGGCLADDMGLGKTITLIALHLKRARPEPTLVVCPASLLGNWQREITRFAPGVPVRRFHGPDRTLDGLAGGFVLTTYGTMRSTAAQLAEQPWGMVVADEAQHVKNPYSATAKALRTIPTPARVALTGTPVENNLSELWALLDWTTPGLLGPLKSFRARHARAVENGEDQEAVERLARLVRPFLLRRKKSDPGIVPELPPKTETDHPVPLTREQAALYEAVVRESMLAIENAEGIGRRGLVLKLLGALKQICDHPALYLKEAAAPDRLSARSGKLALLDELLDTVLAEDGSALVFTQYVGMARLITAHLSARAIPVDLLHGGTPVPERERMVDRFQSGETPVLVLSLKAAGTGLNLTRAGHVVHFDRWWNPAVEEQATDRAYRIGQTQPVQVHRLVTEGTVEDRIADMLTAKRALADAILGSGESALTELTDRELSDLVSLRRPS, from the coding sequence GTGGCAGGACGTATGAACGGCGGCACGGCCGCGGTGGCCGAACGCACGGCGGGCTCTCCCGGGTCGGGGGCGTCGTCCGGGTCGGGGACGTCGTCCGGGTCGGGGACCTCGACCGGGGCCGGGGCGGGCGCCGGAAGCGGGAACCCGGTCCCGGTGCGGCTCGCGTCCGTCTACCTGCCCGGTCCCGTCCCGCGCGCGGGACGGATCGCCTTCTGGGACCCCGACGGCGGCCCGCTGCCCCCCACCGCCACCGGTGAGGAACTGACGGTCGTACGACCGCACGGCGCGGGCGTCCGCCGCCGTCAGGTGCCCGCGCTCACCCTGCCCGTCGGCGAGGCCCTGCCCCTGCTCGTCCGGGCCCGGCGCGACCCGGCCGCCCACCCGGCCACCGCCTGCTGGGGCGCCGCCGCCCTGCACGCGCTGCGGCTGGTCGCCCGCGGCCGGCTGCTGCCCGGACTGACCCCGTCCGGCCACGACGCCTGGCGCGCGGGCCCCCTGGAACCCGACGACATCGCCCACCTGCGCGCGGTGGCGGCCGCCCTGCCCGCCGAGGGCCACGCCGTACCGCTCCCGGGATCCGGCCCGCTGCGGCTCCCCGAGCCGGAGGCGCTCGTCCGCTCCTTCCTGGACGCCGTCGCCGACACCCTGCCCCGCACACCCGCCGCCCCCCACACCTCCGGCAGGCCCTTCGCCGCCCGCGAACCCCAGGCCCTGCCCGGCGCCCACGACTGGGCGGCGGAGGTCGCCGCCGGCATGGACGCCGGCGTGCGGATCTCGCTGCGCCTGGACCTGTCCGCGTCCGACGTCTTCGACACCGGCGCCGCCGACGGGGCCCGGGCCGCGGGGGCCGCGATCGTGCAGGTGCACAGCCTCGCCGACCCGACCCTGGTGGCCGACGCGGCGGCCCTGTGGGCGGGGGAGGCCGAGGGCGCCTTCGGCCCCCGCGCGCGCGTGGACGCCGCGCTCGCCGTGCGCCGGGCCGCCCGGGTGTGGCTGCCGCTGGACCGGCTCACCGAACAGGACGTGCCCGACGTCCTCGCCCTGTCCGAGGAGGAGGTCGGCGACCTGCTCGGAGTGGCCGCGAGCCGGCTGGCCGGCGCCGGCGTCGCCGTGCACTGGCCCCGCGACCTGGCCCGGGACCTCACCGCCGCCGCCGTCGTACGGCCCGCTCCCGGCTCGGCGACCGACGGCACCGGCTTCTTCGACAGCGAGGAACTGCTCCAGTTCCGCTGGCAACTGGCGCTCGGCGGGGAGCCGCTCGGCGAGGCCGAGATGGACGCCCTCGCCGAGGCCCACCGGCCCGTCGTACGGCTGCGGGACCGCTGGGTCCTCGTCGACCCCGCCCTCGTCCGCAAGGCCCGCCGCCGCGAACTGGGCCTGCTCGACCCCGTCGACGCCCTGTCCGTCGCGCTCACCGGCACCGCCGACGTCGACGGCGAGACCGTCGAGGCGGTCCCGGCCGGCGCGCTCGCCGCCCTGCGCGACCGCCTCACCGCGGGCCCGCGGTCCGCCGAACCCCCCGCCGGACTCGACGCCACCCTGCGCGACTACCAGCTGCGCGGCCTGGCCTGGCTCGACCTCATGACCTCCCTCGGCCTCGGCGGCTGCCTCGCCGACGACATGGGCCTCGGCAAGACGATCACCCTCATCGCCCTGCACCTGAAACGGGCCCGCCCGGAACCCACCCTCGTGGTCTGCCCGGCGTCCCTGCTGGGCAACTGGCAGCGGGAGATCACCCGGTTCGCGCCCGGCGTGCCCGTCCGCCGCTTCCACGGCCCCGACCGCACCCTGGACGGCCTCGCCGGCGGCTTCGTGCTCACCACCTACGGCACGATGCGGTCCACCGCCGCCCAGCTGGCCGAGCAGCCCTGGGGCATGGTCGTCGCCGACGAGGCCCAGCACGTGAAGAACCCGTACTCGGCGACCGCCAAGGCGCTGCGCACGATCCCCACCCCCGCGCGCGTGGCCCTCACCGGCACACCCGTGGAGAACAACCTCTCCGAGCTGTGGGCCCTGCTCGACTGGACCACCCCCGGCCTGCTCGGCCCCCTGAAGTCCTTCCGCGCCCGGCACGCCCGCGCGGTGGAGAACGGCGAGGACCAGGAGGCGGTGGAGCGACTGGCGCGCCTGGTCCGGCCCTTCCTCCTGCGCCGCAAGAAATCCGACCCCGGCATCGTCCCCGAGCTGCCGCCCAAGACCGAGACGGACCATCCCGTCCCGCTCACCCGCGAACAGGCCGCGCTGTACGAGGCGGTGGTGCGCGAGTCGATGCTCGCCATCGAGAACGCGGAGGGAATCGGCCGCCGGGGCCTGGTCCTCAAGCTCCTCGGCGCGCTGAAGCAGATCTGCGATCACCCGGCGCTGTACCTCAAGGAGGCGGCGGCCCCCGACCGGCTCAGCGCCCGTTCCGGCAAACTCGCCCTCCTGGACGAGCTGTTGGACACGGTGCTCGCCGAGGACGGCTCGGCGCTCGTCTTCACGCAGTACGTCGGCATGGCCCGGCTGATCACCGCCCACCTGTCCGCCCGAGCGATCCCCGTGGACCTGCTGCACGGCGGCACACCGGTGCCTGAGCGCGAGCGCATGGTCGACCGCTTCCAGAGCGGCGAGACCCCGGTCCTCGTGCTGTCGCTGAAGGCGGCGGGCACGGGCCTGAACCTCACCCGCGCGGGCCATGTCGTCCACTTCGACCGCTGGTGGAACCCGGCCGTCGAGGAGCAGGCCACCGACCGCGCCTACCGGATCGGCCAGACCCAGCCCGTCCAGGTCCACCGCCTGGTCACCGAGGGCACGGTGGAGGACCGCATCGCCGACATGCTGACCGCGAAGCGCGCCCTGGCCGACGCCATCCTCGGCTCCGGCGAATCCGCCCTCACCGAACTGACGGACCGCGAACTCTCCGACCTGGTCTCCCTCCGGAGGCCGTCATGA